A stretch of Plodia interpunctella isolate USDA-ARS_2022_Savannah chromosome 15, ilPloInte3.2, whole genome shotgun sequence DNA encodes these proteins:
- the Ubqn gene encoding ubiquilin-1, with product MAEGQEEPKKITITVKTPKEKQQVDIEEDADIKKLKEVLSPKFSAEPEQLCLIFAGKIMNDADTLKQHNIKDGLTVHLVIKTPPRPEPEGAARRPPADIGATPFGLNSLGGLAGLESLGLGQSTFMDLQARMQQELLSNPDMLRQVLDNPLVQQMMNDPENMRTLITSNPQMQDLMSRNPEISHMLNNPELLRQTMELARNPAMLQELMRSHDRALSNLESIPGGYNALQRMYRDIQEPMLNVASSMAGNPFSGLVDNSDGTNPQQGSENRQPLPNPWQRGGGPGAGAGTAAPGLINTPGMQSLLQQMSENPRLVQSMLSAPYTNDMLQALAADPEMASQLINQNPMFANNPQLQEQIRTMMPQMLAQLQNPEMQQMMSNPQALNALLQIQQGMEQLRAAAPSLVSNLGLGAGAASASPPAPAAPPAVPVSANTAQARQQNNSELFTQFMQRMVSAMSNNQTNSTQPPEQRYSQQLEQLAAMGFLNREANLQALIATFGDVNAAVERLLALGQLSMS from the exons ATGGCAGAGGGCCAGGAAGAACCtaagaaaattacaatcaCAGTAAAAACTCCAAAAGAGAAACAACAAGTGGATATTGAAGAGGATGCCGacattaaaaaa TTAAAAGAAGTGTTGTCGCCAAAGTTCAGTGCCGAGCCGGAACAGTTATGTCTAATCTTCGCCGGGAAGATCATGAATGATGCTGATACTCTAAAACAGCATAACATCAAAGACGGTTTGACTGTTCATCTGGTGATCAAGACTCCGCCCCGACCGGAACCAGAGGGTGCGGCCCGACGCCCTCCAG CGGACATTGGTGCTACACCATTTGGTCTCAACTCTCTGGGTGGGCTAGCTGGTCTTGAGAGCCTAGGTCTTGGACAAAGCACATTCATGGATTTGCAA GCTCGAATGCAGCAAGAGCTGTTGTCCAACCCAGACATGCTGAGACAAGTGCTGGACAACCCACTGGTGCAGCAGATGATGAATGATCCAGAGAATATGCGGACTCTCATCACATCCAATCCTCAAATGCAAGACCTCATGTct agaaACCCTGAGATCAGTCATATGCTCAACAACCCGGAGCTGCTGCGGCAGACCATGGAGCTGGCGCGCAACCCTGCAATGCTGCAGGAGCTCATGCGCTCCCACGACCGCGCGCTCTCCAATCTCGAGAGCATACCTG GAGGCTACAACGCTTTACAAAGGATGTATCGAGACATTCAAGAGCCCATGTTGAACGTGGCCAGCAGCATGGCCGGAAATCCCTTCTCGGGACTCGTCGACAACTCTG ACGGCACCAACCCGCAGCAAGGGTCGGAGAACCGGCAGCCGCTGCCCAACCCGTGGCAGCGCGGCGGCGGGCCCGGGGCCGGCGCGGGCACGGCCGCCCCGGGGCTCATCAACACGCCGGGCATGCAGTCGCTGCTGCAGCAGATGTCGGAGAACCCGCGCCTCGTGCAGTCCATGCTGTCCGCGCCCTACACCAACGACATGCTGCAGGCGCTCGCCGCCGACCCCGAGATGGCCTCTCAGCTCATCAACCAG AATCCGATGTTCGCGAACAACCCGCAGCTACAAGAACAGATTCGCACGATGATGCCTCAGATGCTCGCGCAACTCCAGAACCCAGAGATGCAACAGATGATGTCCAACCCGcag GCATTGAACGCGCTGCTGCAGATCCAGCAGGGCATGGAGCAGCTGCGCGCGGCGGCGCCTTCGCTGGTCTCCAACCTGGGGCTGGGCGCGGGCGCCGCCTCCGCCTCCccgcccgcgcccgccgcccCGCCCGCGGTCCCCGTCTCCGCCAACACCGCCCAGGCCCGTCAGCAGAACAACTCCGAGCTATTCACACAG TTCATGCAACGAATGGTGTCAGCCATGTCGAACAACCAGACCAACTCCACGCAGCCGCCCGAGCAGCGCTACTCCCAGCAGCTGGAACAGCTGGCCGCTATGGGCTTCCTCAACAGGGAGGCCAACCTGCAAG CTCTAATCGCAACCTTCGGTGACGTGAACGCGGCGGTGGAGAGGCTACTGGCCCTCGGACAGTTGTCTATGAGCTAA
- the PIG-V gene encoding GPI mannosyltransferase 2 isoform X1 gives MYSPRQKILWFAFSTRIVIIFLQAVSNFVIPDHNANVFISPEDPTLRKTYVDSIVDKLLGGLKRWDAQYFIHNAQYGYTYENCLAFFPLFPMIVRYVAYGLCSLFGSIINFHSALLISATIVNILMFIKSADVLHNLSLRILRSESKAYKSTVLYCINPASIFFTAPYSETLFAWMSFYTMFKCTENETLRFANIDITSGLPAGFSMIARSNGSVNLGFILYTNFKNVIERTLPEIVYKYKTLKRKIIIPFLLLPLFTSSLALFLTVIIALIPFLLVQTYNYFKYCVHHDHNLPDFLSNTEYVLPGTTESPWCNYTLPLSYSYIQDHYWDVGLFKYYKLKQIPNFILAFPILFIIIYHCMSYIKNNFKLCLRLGLKSNIFGYSNKMPYRPKQYSKGFGANDPLLFVYVVHVMFLAVFCIVFVHIQVSTRLLASASPVLYWICSSRMNVGPTPSADQNTINEHFRRIGAGKRIPSHHLSIANLEGVDNMYSKWKTFIITRRMPDFQSRLVQYYFLGYFIVGTICFSNFYPWT, from the coding sequence ATGTATTCTCCGAGGCAAAAAATTCTGTGGTTTGCTTTTAGTACAAGAATAGTCATAATATTTCTACAAGCGGTATCAAATTTTGTGATACCAGACCACAATGCCAATGTTTTCATCAGTCCTGAGGATCCAACACTACGAAAAACCTATGTGGACTCTATTGTGGACAAGTTGTTGGGTGGTTTGAAGAGATGGGATGCGCAGTACTTTATACATAACGCACAATACGGGTACACTTACGAAAATTGTTTAGCCTTTTTCCCCCTTTTCCCTATGATTGTAAGATATGTTGCATATGGGCTATGCAGTTTGTTTGGAtcgattattaattttcatagtGCACTTCTAATATCAGCAACTATTGTAAATATCTTGATGTTTATTAAATCCGCTGATGTATTACACAATTTGAGTTTAAGAATACTTAGAAGTGAAAGCAAAGCATATAAGTCAACTGTATTGTACTGTATTAATCCAGCCAGCATTTTCTTTACAGCTCCTTATTCCGAGACCCTGTTTGCGTGGATGTCGTTTTATACAATGTTCAAATGTACAGAAAATGAAACATTGCGATTTGCCAATATAGACATTACAAGTGGGTTGCCCGCAGGTTTCTCAATGATAGCTCGATCCAATGGATCTGTTAACCTaggatttatattatatacaaatttcaagaatGTAATAGAGAGAACACTGCCTGAGATTgtgtacaaatataaaactttaaagcGCAAGATAATAATTCCATTCTTGCTTCTACCACTGTTTACATCTAGCCTTGCATTATTTTTGACTGTGATAATAGCTTTGAttccatttttattagttcaaacatataattattttaaatattgtgttcaCCACGACCACAACCTGCCTGATTTCCTGTCAAATACTGAGTATGTTCTCCCAGGCACCACAGAGAGCCCTTGGTGTAACTACACTCTGCCTTTATCTTACTCTTACATACAGGACCACTACTGGGATGTTGGcttattcaaatattacaaGTTAAAACAGATTCCTAACTTCATATTGGCATttcctatattatttataataatatatcattgtatgtcttacataaaaaacaattttaaattatgccTTAGACTTGGATTAAAATCTAACATATTTGGATATTCAAACAAGATGCCTTATAGGCCAAAGCAATATTCTAAAGGTTTTGGGGCCAATGATCCTTTGTTGTTTGTATATGTGGTTCATGTGATGTTTTTAGCtgtgttttgtattgtttttgtgCATATTCAAGTGTCAACTAGATTGTTAGCTTCCGCTAGTCCCGTTCTGTATTGGATATGTTCTAGCAGAATGAATGTGGGACCTACTCCTTCTGCTGAccaaaatactataaatgaaCACTTCCGACGAATTGGTGCTGGGAAGAGAATACCTTCCCATCACTTATCTATTGCAAACTTAGAAGGAGTGGACAACATGTATAGTAAATGGAAAACATTCATAATAACGAGGCGAATGCCAGATTTCCAATCCCGATTAGTGCAATACTATTTTCTTGGATATTTCATAGTTGGaactatttgtttttcaaatttctaccCATGGACATAA
- the PIG-V gene encoding GPI mannosyltransferase 2 isoform X2 gives MRSTLYITHNTAPYSETLFAWMSFYTMFKCTENETLRFANIDITSGLPAGFSMIARSNGSVNLGFILYTNFKNVIERTLPEIVYKYKTLKRKIIIPFLLLPLFTSSLALFLTVIIALIPFLLVQTYNYFKYCVHHDHNLPDFLSNTEYVLPGTTESPWCNYTLPLSYSYIQDHYWDVGLFKYYKLKQIPNFILAFPILFIIIYHCMSYIKNNFKLCLRLGLKSNIFGYSNKMPYRPKQYSKGFGANDPLLFVYVVHVMFLAVFCIVFVHIQVSTRLLASASPVLYWICSSRMNVGPTPSADQNTINEHFRRIGAGKRIPSHHLSIANLEGVDNMYSKWKTFIITRRMPDFQSRLVQYYFLGYFIVGTICFSNFYPWT, from the exons ATGCGCAGTACTTTATACATAACGCACAATACGG CTCCTTATTCCGAGACCCTGTTTGCGTGGATGTCGTTTTATACAATGTTCAAATGTACAGAAAATGAAACATTGCGATTTGCCAATATAGACATTACAAGTGGGTTGCCCGCAGGTTTCTCAATGATAGCTCGATCCAATGGATCTGTTAACCTaggatttatattatatacaaatttcaagaatGTAATAGAGAGAACACTGCCTGAGATTgtgtacaaatataaaactttaaagcGCAAGATAATAATTCCATTCTTGCTTCTACCACTGTTTACATCTAGCCTTGCATTATTTTTGACTGTGATAATAGCTTTGAttccatttttattagttcaaacatataattattttaaatattgtgttcaCCACGACCACAACCTGCCTGATTTCCTGTCAAATACTGAGTATGTTCTCCCAGGCACCACAGAGAGCCCTTGGTGTAACTACACTCTGCCTTTATCTTACTCTTACATACAGGACCACTACTGGGATGTTGGcttattcaaatattacaaGTTAAAACAGATTCCTAACTTCATATTGGCATttcctatattatttataataatatatcattgtatgtcttacataaaaaacaattttaaattatgccTTAGACTTGGATTAAAATCTAACATATTTGGATATTCAAACAAGATGCCTTATAGGCCAAAGCAATATTCTAAAGGTTTTGGGGCCAATGATCCTTTGTTGTTTGTATATGTGGTTCATGTGATGTTTTTAGCtgtgttttgtattgtttttgtgCATATTCAAGTGTCAACTAGATTGTTAGCTTCCGCTAGTCCCGTTCTGTATTGGATATGTTCTAGCAGAATGAATGTGGGACCTACTCCTTCTGCTGAccaaaatactataaatgaaCACTTCCGACGAATTGGTGCTGGGAAGAGAATACCTTCCCATCACTTATCTATTGCAAACTTAGAAGGAGTGGACAACATGTATAGTAAATGGAAAACATTCATAATAACGAGGCGAATGCCAGATTTCCAATCCCGATTAGTGCAATACTATTTTCTTGGATATTTCATAGTTGGaactatttgtttttcaaatttctaccCATGGACATAA
- the MBD-like gene encoding methyl-CpG-binding domain protein 3 isoform X1 has product MNISIEKKRSDCSVLPKGWQREEVLRKTGLTAGKVDVYYYSPTGKKFRSKPELVRYLGDSMDLSCFDFHQGQINTMLLCKAKKARAQFDYRGVRSDASLVPPIRQTASIFKQPVTVYKTQESKVKTDQKHERTGDKQEKPKQLFWEKRLEGLTACDANGVIGTTSLPKYIKPLGPYTSDATTIQSLATALHVSSQQITGQTGSKQAIMENPGVFLNPEQPLIAAVTITKEDVRRQEERVKRARLRLQEALAAA; this is encoded by the exons atgaatatttcaattgaaaaaaagAGATCGGATTGTTCTGTTCTCCCTAAAGGATGGCAAAGAGAAGAAGTATTGAGAAAAACTGGACTAACTGCTGGGAAAGTTGATGTTTATTACTATAG CCCTACAGGTAAAAAGTTTCGCAGTAAACCCGAGCTAGTTCGTTATCTTGGTGATAGTATGGACCTGTCATGTTTCGACTTCCATCAAGGTCAAATAAACACAATGTTGCTGTGCAAGGCCAAGAAAGCACGCGCTCAGTTCGATTACAG GGGCGTGCGTTCCGACGCGTCGCTAGTGCCGCCCATACGCCAAACTGCGTCAATATTCAAGCAGCCGGTGACTGTGTACAAGACACAGGAGAGCAAGGTGAAGACAGACCAGAAGCACGAACGCACTGGAGACAAGCAGGAGAAGCCGAAGCAGCTGTTTTGGGAAAAGAGACTCGAG GGTCTCACAGCGTGCGATGCGAATGGCGTGATAGGAACGACTTCCCTCCCAAAGTACATCAAACCGCTGGGACCGTACACTTCCGACGCCACCACCATACAGTCGCTCGCAACAGCCCTACATGTATCATCTCAGCAAATTACTG GTCAAACCGGGTCAAAGCAGGCGATCATGGAGAACCCGGGTGTTTTTTTAAACCCTGAGCAGCCGCTGATCGCGGCGGTCACTATCACCAAAGAAGACGTCCGCAGGCAGGAGGAGCGGGTCAAACGCGCTCGCCTTCGTTTACAG GAGGCGCTAGCGGCCGCGTAG
- the MBD-like gene encoding methyl-CpG-binding domain protein 2 isoform X2 — protein MNISIEKKRSDCSVLPKGWQREEVLRKTGLTAGKVDVYYYRGVRSDASLVPPIRQTASIFKQPVTVYKTQESKVKTDQKHERTGDKQEKPKQLFWEKRLEGLTACDANGVIGTTSLPKYIKPLGPYTSDATTIQSLATALHVSSQQITGQTGSKQAIMENPGVFLNPEQPLIAAVTITKEDVRRQEERVKRARLRLQEALAAA, from the exons atgaatatttcaattgaaaaaaagAGATCGGATTGTTCTGTTCTCCCTAAAGGATGGCAAAGAGAAGAAGTATTGAGAAAAACTGGACTAACTGCTGGGAAAGTTGATGTTTATTACTATAG GGGCGTGCGTTCCGACGCGTCGCTAGTGCCGCCCATACGCCAAACTGCGTCAATATTCAAGCAGCCGGTGACTGTGTACAAGACACAGGAGAGCAAGGTGAAGACAGACCAGAAGCACGAACGCACTGGAGACAAGCAGGAGAAGCCGAAGCAGCTGTTTTGGGAAAAGAGACTCGAG GGTCTCACAGCGTGCGATGCGAATGGCGTGATAGGAACGACTTCCCTCCCAAAGTACATCAAACCGCTGGGACCGTACACTTCCGACGCCACCACCATACAGTCGCTCGCAACAGCCCTACATGTATCATCTCAGCAAATTACTG GTCAAACCGGGTCAAAGCAGGCGATCATGGAGAACCCGGGTGTTTTTTTAAACCCTGAGCAGCCGCTGATCGCGGCGGTCACTATCACCAAAGAAGACGTCCGCAGGCAGGAGGAGCGGGTCAAACGCGCTCGCCTTCGTTTACAG GAGGCGCTAGCGGCCGCGTAG